CGCAAATACAAATTTAGGAAGGTACTTAATGTTGGTCGTAAAAAAAAAATGTGACAAAACTACCTTCGCAATTAAAAATTGTTCACCATTTTCAACCACGTTTTCAGTTTCAGGGTCATATTTTACCTGTTATAGGTGAAGGATTTTCCTGAGAAGTACTTTCAGAAGTGCTGACATTGAAAACTTGGTTCTCATCATTCATGGAAGAAGAATGGAATCTATATGGTGATGCAGCTTGCCCTAAAGCAAAGAGAGCAGGTCTCTTCTTAACCTTCAAATCAAACGCCTTAGAGGATTCATTCAACTCACTAAATGGAGGAATGCTTTGCTCAAAATAAGGACTTTCCAACAAAATTTCAGATTGTTGGCTGAGAAAGTTGAGATGAGGATCAAActgaataattttttcaaaatgctTCCCTAAGAACCCCCGCTTGCACTGCAGAAAATGTCCCCTATGACAAAAGATACAACATCAGCACATTGTTCAAATTGATACATTACCTCTTAGCTGTGTCTCTTATAAAGCATGGAGCATGATGAATCTTCCAACATTAAAATACTGATTTACTTTGAATCAAACCAAAAGAAGCAGTGAGAAATGTTACTCAGGGACAAAGCACCAAAGCCTTTAAGAGGAAAGGTTGATTGCATTTCCCCAATCCCAAACTCTCAAGGGAAgaaaagaaagggaaaaaagCTATGTTAATTAGACTTGGATATGGGTGCATATCCATGTCTGAGTCAGTAACTTTCCAAATAGAAAATGTGGAAATATGAATTTAACTTTAGACATAAGTACTTAGATATGATAAGATATGATAAGTTGGATGAAATACCAAAATATAACTAACTATTTTTATCTAAACATATACTCTTCATTTTGAGAAAAAAGAATGTTCTGTTAACTGTACATGAATATATCACGAAGTGTGCATGAATATGCATCGATCAAACACATATTTCATATTGTATCTTATGAATGTCGTGTCGACACGAGTACAACATACGACAAAAATGAATATGTCACGAAGTGTCAAAGTGCATGAATACATATCGATCGAATGCATACTTCATCTTGTATCTTATGAATATCGTATCAACACGAATATAATATACGACAAAATATGAAAAGTCAGAGtattaaagtaaaaaagaagaaaatctaTCCTTAATAGCGTAATCACTTCATCCCTAATCCCAATCTCAAACATAATAATTGCACACGCATATAACATACGACAAAATATGAAAAAGTCAgtgtattaaaataaaaaaagaagaaaatatatTCTTAATAGCGTAATCACTTCGTCCCTAATCCCGGTCTCTAACATAATGATTGCAAAGAAGATACTATATGGCAACAAATACCGAGTTGGTAAGCCACATACATTAATAAAGTTTCTCtataacattaaatatttaCCATTAACCGgaacttttcttttaaataaaattgagagTTTAATTCTTATAAACAGAGTAAATATTCATCtataacattaaatatttaCCATTAACCGGAACtcttcttttaaataaaattgagagTTTAATTCTTATAAACAGAGTAAATATTCATTAGAAACATTTGACCCCTTAGTGGATCGCTGTGAATTGAATTTAGTCATAGCTGAGTAAACTGAAAATATCTATGTTTATACCAACAAAAATATTTGTCATTAGCTCATCCAAATAAATACTACCTGTGTATGCTGGCTTGTCCACCCGTAAAATCTGATGTTTCCTGCCATAAAGTATGCTTCTTAGGTTGTGGTTCAGTCTCCCTAAAGAAAAGGGGCTGTCTAGCCAACTGCAACAAACACAAACATCCCTCTCATTATAACAATATTAAGATTAGTATGAGTCTGTGAGAGAGAAAGCCAGAGAGAGAAGATGgtggagaaagaagaaaaattaagtACCACAACGTCCAAGGTTTCAGGTCCATCATCAGGGAAATCAGCCTTGATAGCCACAATATGCGACCATTGAATTTCTATCTTATTCTTTAAGCCACCATCAAGAACTTCCCACACTAGCTTCCGCTTTGCAAAATAACATTTTGCCACCAAGTCCCCTTCGTATCTCGACTTATACTGTACCTCCCCAAAAGAAATTAGAACTCAAAAAGTTCCACagattatttaaaaagaaaaaatcaagtAGGAAGCAATATGCAAATACCTCCCAGCCTCCAATTCTCAGAAGTGAAGCAGAAAAAATAGAGGCCTTGAGCTTGTCTGCAGAAACCCTACCACTGGCCTTGTGATCTTTCTTCGTATTGTGTCCTTCAGAGAGCTTCATTTGAATTAAATCCAAAAGCGATGAACTCTTTTCGAGACGCAATCCCAACGGACATGGGAGGTCAAGTGCATTGCAAAGAGACGCAGCCGGCATCATCTGCCACGTAAATCAACGCGCTATAATAAAAACCAAACTTTTGTTTGGTTACCAAGAAAATAGGAAGGAAAGGGAAGTGAAACCTGCAAAGATGAATCGAGTTTAGAACGTTTGTGAAGCGGACTGAGTTGATCCTCCATGAAGTCCTCAGCTTGAAGCTCGAGTGAAGATTTCTTTGCACTCATTAGCTGATCAACCATCGTCAACTTTCAGTTTTTTCTTGAATGGAACTCAGTGAGTAACTAAGGCAAAAACCCGATAAGAGAATCGGAGAATCTCCGACAAATATAGCACAACCTGTATCTTAGTTCTTCCCTTCTAACTTCTTCCGGCAAGATTTCAATGGCCTCGCCTCCGCTCGACTCCACGCAACGCTCCGCTGTTATGGCTTTTTTCCATTTATGCAAAGCGAAGGCGGCTGTTTCAATAATGTCGAATCACCACGTGTTCATTACACAGCCAGCCCAGCGAGGGGTGATTCTGGACACACAATTACCAAAACGTCCTCAAATTTTGTTATTAGTACTTTTATGGTTAATATTTCATCCAGACTTTTcttcacttattttattttttcagttacatgattttcaaaaataatatttatttattattaatgtatttttatttaatatagagtaaaaataaaaattattatcacaTGAAGAGTGCAAGAGACCTGTAGAATGACATACGACAACATTTTTCAATCGAAAACGGATCAAGAGTGCAACAATCGTGTTTGGATTTAGCAAAGTTGGAGAGGAAAattatagttaattaattattatggtGGATTCAAAACAATCTTGCAATATATCAATtaactttaataattaaattttaaaattatttttttattattttaattacgaTATAATTCCCAGTAAAATGAAGTAAACATATTTCCCAATAAGTCATTTAATAAGAAATAATACATTAGACAGTTGATTCTAACAAAGTCGCCaccttttaaattttcattatgaTTACATACAAATCTCTTCTATTAAGATTTAGCActgttagtttttttttttttaatattttactatataGACTAATTGtaacaaaattaaaactttaacagAATGGATTTTTAGTTGAGTTTCAAAATCATAAAGTCTAttaagtatatttttaaaaatatataaataaattaattaattttaccgTAACGTCTATTTACAGTGTATTTTAGCTTTGAAACTGATTAACTacttttattttacaatttttttatgaaatttagatTCAGATATTAATTTAAGTGTGAAAAATTAAGTAATCTACTCAATTATATACAGGTAaatagaataattaaacatATAAAGTACTATTGTTTCATTTGATTTATAGCCAccaatgaaaataatatttaggaaaggaaatgaaaaaaaaatttaccattTTGAATACTGCATTAGTAAAATATATGGAAAGGCCAACCAATCTAtcttttcatatataaaaatatccaaTTTTTTTATGGTGCTCTTACAGCACTTTCTATTTAAATTCGTTTTCAtttctattttaatataattattggtGCCTGTATGAACTGAATCACAGAAATCATTTAATAGGATGTGTACGCAATCCACATATAGAGTTAATAAATCTGTAtggatgattaaaattaaaaattaatagagttTGATACTGATTCAAATATATTAAAGTTTGGGAAATAGTCTCTGGAGTGATTTTTAGAGAAATTAAAAATCTGTCGTAAATATGGTTGGTTCAGGGGAGTGTCGATACTTACGTCTCGTTATATTGGACAGAAATATCCCGTGGTAAGTGTGTCACACGACTCATTAATGATTGGCAGTAAGCTAATGAATACAGAGTCCGTACTCTATTCATCGTGTACGTCATGTCTGTCAGTCTTACAACATGCGTAATTATGATTCTGGTGATGTATCGAGAAGGTGACCGGTATGTTGAAGGTTAGCTTCCTCCTCTAGTCTAATTAGACTGTGCTCGGCTCACCCAATTCATATGAAGGGTCTTTTAAATACTGAGATCGATATCCATATTTATCGGTCTATTCATTCCGGCTATTAATAAAGTCAAAAATACTGATAGTTTTATTTTCGTACTCCATATATTGAGTTTTCTACTCGTCGGTCGaactgaataaaaaaatttacacaaCTGTATATACGCGTCTCAGAATTTTAACgaattctattttttatatattataagtgCCCTTTACTGCTTTAATTGTTATGctttaaataatatttctataacaattaattatcaaaattcaatttttttattattaaaattttattttgaaatttattatttttatttaaaagataaaaataatttgtattcaattaaatatcatatatatCATGACCTACATATATTAGTCAtttatgatttttctttttcacatTGGAATTATTAcgtttcattaaatattatacattAATATATAAGATTTATTAGCAAAGGTTTACTAATATCAATTGAATAGTATTTTATATCATGAAATGAATCgtattttaactaaataattaataattttgtgaaaaaataaaagagaacttaactaaatttttatgatttataaaCCTATTATTTACATTATATTTCATTAAGTACACAAAGTTATTACTTAAtaattctatattttataatttttctaaatcaCTATAAGATTTTCAATGataactaactttttatttgatatgatttattttataaaaaaggtatataaaaatttttataaaattatgtaaagtttttaattcttttaaaatgatttttttaatgaaaagaagttaaatttatttattttaaataaaaaattattaaaaataaatcaattgagttgaatttttataaaaaaatttattttaaataaaagataatagattatcaataaattttagtcTATTGCAATGcactttattttttactaaCAGCTTAAAAATTATGATTATTAACAGATTTTAATTAGTATTAACAACATATTTGATGTAAATtgataataaaaagtaaaaactgCATTGTTGTATGTTGAAAAATTCGCCAATGGATTTAGAAATATGTTGGCAAATCCACTAGTAAACTGTGATAagtttaaatcaaaaattatttttctcattaattatgattttattttatatattcaataaTTATAGGAATATATAATGAGTAGGAAAATGgtatctcaaaaagaaaaaaaaaatatatgatgaAATAATGagagtaaagtaaataaaatgagagaaaagaaaaaataataattcaataaaaattttaaaaaataagaaaataaggggaaaaaaagtaagattaaaaaaataataataaaagaaaaggtaATAAATTGCAAAGTTGAccttttttcataataaattttataattttattataattttgatataaataattaatttttaattaaaatttaattttatatagagTTTGAGTATAGAAAgacaaaaagaataaaaatagattgttttaaaaattttctgatTGGAGAATACAGTCTTATTCAAGGCCACAAATAgactttaaaattcaaatttgtcAGCCGTAAtctcaatttcaattttttccGTCCTACAGAGTtcagattaattttaaattaaagcaAACACTATTGGAATAAGATAAAGTTTGCtgggaaaaaatttataaaaggtTATTCTAGAATTAATCtaaatatcttatattttttttctcttctcctcCTCTCTTATATTCGACGCCTTCTTCTAATtatcttttctttatttctttacaATTTGATTATGATTTTTAGAGGATAAACACTCTTTTTCATATAAagattaatcaaaattaaaatttatttaaaattaagatttatTTAAAGTTGTGAGATTGTAATTTTTAACTTCAACTCATcttattactattttaattctaattatgttttgcttttctcctcatcttattactattttaattctaatttattttggtattttttgTACTCTTAGAATTCAAAAGGCCTTTCTCCTcattttattactattttaattctaatttattttggagaaataCCATCTCCATTGTTGTACTCTTAGAATTCAAAAGGCCTGTTAAATCTTatggaaaaataatatattactaattaatctgattaaatctataattatttaattatattaataattagtcATTAACATATTCGTTTATACTAAgaaattaattgatttaatttaaataatttatgtattattattgatcaaatttgaatttttatatgttaaagtatttaactaattaaatttaaacgcGTATTGAgattattaattgattaaaaattaatttaaaataaattatttttttaattaatgatgaACTTCAGACcactcaatttaattatttctgctgaattttaatttattatttatttcatcattttaattgtattgtttttcttttctaagtgctttttattttactaatcatctaatttaaacaaaattaagGTATCTATAGAATGGAATCGACAACCAATTATACTACctataaattcttttaaaaagtCAAGGAAAATCGGTTTTGATACTGATTCGATGTCCATCACAAGGaaaaaaatggagagaaaaaaaaagaaagtgaaataaaaagtaagaaaataaaatggtagaaaagtgaaaaagaaatatagaaaataaagaaaataaaaataataatgagggaagaaaataaaaataaaagaaaattatagaaGAAGAAATATAGgaaaattagaaaaagaaaaaagatgagagaaaaaaataacGAAAGAATGAAAATAGTGAAAAAAAATGGAAATGACAGAAAATTATGATGAAATTGGAAAGAAAAtgggataaaataataaaaatatgaaaatttaagaaaaatagaatatatatatatatatatatatatatatatatatatatataaacaataaCTAATGCATTTAGtaacataattttaatatatttatttggtttttttgtttttatacaaaaaaaaccttttttttttctctttaacaattattaacaaatttaaaataggccaattgattcaaaattttaatatttctatgaatttatattttaatttaaattttttaattttaatttaattagtttaatatttatattttggtgtaactttaatgaatttataaatttttaaatttaatgatttatatgataattttataatttaactggtatatattattattattattaactaaatgactgaaaaaatttaaaatttaaaatattttatattttaatttaaatatttaaattttgaattaattggtATAATATTAGTATTTGAgtgtaattttagttaatttttaaaaattaaaatgtaaaactttaaatagaataataaatatGTTGAACGATGGAATCTGTGAATGATTTAGTTGTTGTgtatttttttttggaaaaaatgttatatataaatatatttacaacacaaaatgaggagagaaaaaggaagcaatCATATTTTAAGGAAACAAGATAAGTATGTGTAGGAAACAATATATATCAAATCTGTTAATTGTGCAAATCTCTATGATTACGTAATCTAATCCTAATTAGGCAGTTCATTCCAACACTCCTCAAGTTAGAGTATGATATCTATCATGTCCAACTTGTCAACCATATCATTATAATATGTGGATAATGGTCTACCATTCTGTATGGTGGAAAAGAATTTCTAATTCAATTCAAAGAGACAAGTCTCATCCGATCCATCATAGAAGGTTTTTGCTACAGCTTCCCAAATTTCCTTGGCCTTGGAAAGACGAATGAACGCTGTGATTTTCGATGATCCATATTGCATAATTGGGATCTTCGGGTGGTGGCTTTTTCGCTTCTCCGGTGAGATATTCAGTCCTATTACAAGAGTCAATGCGCATCTTCATGATTTGTGACTATAATGGGCAGTTGGTTTCATTAAGTATAACACTGGTGTGGAATGCAAAACTATATTGGTTGATGATAATCGATGGTGTTTGGTTTTTTTGTATAGTTGGGACAATGGAGTTGGTCTCGGCCATTTAAAGTCCATAATAGTATTTGGACAATAACTTGATGGAAATAAAAAATGGGAATGTAGATAGTAGTTGAGCAATAATAATGTTGGGGAATACAATATACGATGTTGCAAATGGTAAGTTATGGTGGTggtttcaaaatataaaattcgaAAAGCAATTCTTCCAGGATCAAAATTGCTTTGATACCATGTTGAACGATAGAATCTGTTAAtgattcagttgttgtgtatttTTCTCCGGAAAATATATTTACaacataaaagagaaaaaatgaaataattctATTCTAAGGAAAAATTctattctaaaaaaataatataagtcTGTACATGAAATAATTGTACAAATTTCTATAATTATGTAATCTACTCTTAATTAGACagtttatttcaataaaatataatattttattaatttttaaatataaactaatttcatatataaaaataatattaatttatacttaAGTATAGttatatgatatatttaattttaaaaatattggtaATCTAACAGTGAATCGCTTTaacagtaaataaattttattttatattaataattatgaaaattttataatagatatattatttttaataattttgtatatattattattttaaattaaataatatatttgttataaatatttataattattactactgtaaactaaaatttattacatgtaaattatatatttaataattaaattatttatttttaattttaaaaaattaaataaaattatattaaacatAAAGTTTAAGTCAACCGCGACTTTAAATATGTAATTGAAGTGCAGTTGAAATGtcttgaaaagaaaaatatagtTGAATCACTTATGTATTACCAATTAACTAGGAAATGTCCACGCTGCCCGTGGAGCAAACCGAGAAACGacatattatatatatgtattatcCACACTTTGGTCTCTCTTAGATAAAGATGGTTTCAGATgcactaaaataatatttttactattattaaatcttataatttatttaa
This sequence is a window from Manihot esculenta cultivar AM560-2 chromosome 4, M.esculenta_v8, whole genome shotgun sequence. Protein-coding genes within it:
- the LOC110612638 gene encoding uncharacterized protein LOC110612638; amino-acid sequence: MVDQLMSAKKSSLELQAEDFMEDQLSPLHKRSKLDSSLQMMPAASLCNALDLPCPLGLRLEKSSSLLDLIQMKLSEGHNTKKDHKASGRVSADKLKASIFSASLLRIGGWEYKSRYEGDLVAKCYFAKRKLVWEVLDGGLKNKIEIQWSHIVAIKADFPDDGPETLDVVLARQPLFFRETEPQPKKHTLWQETSDFTGGQASIHRGHFLQCKRGFLGKHFEKIIQFDPHLNFLSQQSEILLESPYFEQSIPPFSELNESSKAFDLKVKKRPALFALGQAASPYRFHSSSMNDENQVFNVSTSESTSQENPSPITVMNTDATEATEATISLKTERLPSYWDQIKVPGFQPFMSTSGPENHLEQCISEQMTPCNPRISHDNAKNSDILEEITEFLLSDSQLVSASDEQHLMPRVDSLCCLLERDLASAGNLQTKSFIDLEVDDDGSIGENKSISRAACLDKFVESFPVPKDLSDSISSCEQAPTTSSKDSFGELLLDLPRIDSLPKLFYNT